From one Montipora capricornis isolate CH-2021 chromosome 10, ASM3666992v2, whole genome shotgun sequence genomic stretch:
- the LOC138020608 gene encoding uncharacterized protein, translating into MNGCLHTRSNVAKLYLPRKEGGRGLIGIEECVRREIKSLDGHLRESTEWMLQAALKEKVIVEEESLQDYERRRKDEKVKNWNEKALHGASNKYQMKLERSLGDGSGMDSQKRRQKYSIDKTSETPLCRLCGDATETVRHIVSGCKKLAQREYRKRHDKVALRVHWEMCRKYGIECTDKWYDHQPLPTTENGEVRMTLDMTIYTDKVLKHTWQDITLVHKDTEMDTY; encoded by the exons ATGAATGGCTGTCTGCACACCAGGAGTAATGTTGCGAAGCTGTACCTGCCGAGAAAGGAAGGGGGAAGAGGACTTATCGGCATCGAGGAGTGTGTAAGAAGGGAGATCAAATCCCTTGATGGCCACCTAAGAGAAAGCACAGAGTGGATGCTTCAAGCTGCGTTGAAGGAGAAAGTGATTGTCGAAGAAGAGAGTCTGCAGGACTATGAGAGGAGGAGGAAagacgagaaagttaaaaactggaaTGAGAAAGCCTTACATGGTGCGTCTAACAAATATCAGATGAAGCTGGAGAGGAGTCTTGGAGATGGCTCAGGAATGGATTCTCAAAAAAGGAGACAGAAG TATAGCATAGATAAGACCTCAGAGACACCACTGTGTAGATTGTGTggagatgccactgaaacagtacGACACATTGTCAGTGGATGCAAGAAGCTTGCCCAGAGAGAGTATAGGAAGCGCCACGACAAGGTGGCCCTGCGGGTACACTGGGAGATGTGCAGGAAGTATGGGATAGAGTGTACTGACAAATGGTATGACCATCAACccttgccaaccacagaaaatggagaagtgaggatGACCTTGGACATGACCATCTACACAGACAAGGTGCTGAAACATACTTGGCAAGATATTACTCTAGTGCATAAAgacacagaaatggacacttattga